The Methanobrevibacter olleyae genomic interval ATTTCTACTCCAGTTTGTCCTGTTAATCTACATTCACATATTGCAGTTATATTAGTTTCGCCTATTTCAAAGTCTAGCTCAATTCCACTAAGATTTAATGGGTGGCAAAGGGGTATAATATCTGATGTTTTTTTAACAGCTTGAATTCCAGCTATTTGTGCAGTTGTTAGAACATTTCCCTTTTTAATTTCAGCATTTTTAATCATTTCAATTGTTTCTTTTTGAAGATAAATTTTTCCACTTGCTACTGCAGTTCTTCTCTGTTGTGGTTTTGCTCCAACTTCTACCATATGAACTCCAGTTTCAGTTAAATGTGTAAATTCTTTTTCTCCCATATAAAAACCTCACCATTTTTTAATATTCAGTAATATTTTTTAAATTTCAAATGAATTTATTCATATTTTTACTTTTATTTTTTATTATTAATAACTCTTGTTTAAAATTTCACTTTAATCTAGCTAATTTATTTATATTTTCTAATTTAAATCAGTATTATTAATTTAAATCAACTTTAGATTATTTTTATAAATTTTTTTATTTAATTAATTATTTTATTTAAATTTAATTTTTTACTTATATTAAATATTCTATACTAATTAAGTATTCTAGTTTAATTAAATTTTTTAATCTAAATTAATATTTTATAATCCTAATTAAGTATTCTAGTTTAATTAAATTTTTTAATCTAAATTAATTATTCTATGATTCTATAATTTTCAATTCAATTCATCATAGGGTAATTTAGTTTCTGAGAAGTCTTTTGCTCTATTTCTAGCATTTGATTGGAATTTTTCTCTTAAATCTTTATCTGTTAAGATTTTATCGATAGCTTTTGCTAGATCTTCGCTGTCATTTGGATTGATTAATAAACCAACATCTTCTGTAATTATTTCTTTTATTCCACCTACATTACTACCAATTACAGGTTTACCACAGGCTAAAGCTTCTATTAAAACAAGTCCAAAACTTTCAGTAAATGAAGGTAAAACAAGTAAATCACAGCTTGGTATTATATCTTCTATATCAGTTCTTGAACCTGTGAAGTAAACATTATCGAGATTCCCTTTTAAATATTCATTTTCAGTTTTATCTTTTAGCTGTCTTAAAAGAGGACCATCACCTACAATAACAAGATTTGCCTTAGCTTTTAATTGTTTTTTAGCTTCAATGAGCAAGTCAACATTTTTTCTTTTGATTATATTTCCAACAAATAATATTATAGGTTTATCAATAGCTATATTAAATTTATTAACTAATTCTTCCTTGAATTTACTTTCATTATCTTTTGTAGTTTGAAACTTGTCAATATCTACTGAGTTCCAGTGTAATCTTGTTTTTTTTTCTATATCTGGTATTTTTGTATTTATTATTTCATTTTTTAATGTATCACTTACAGCAAGTACTATATCTGCATCTTTTAGAACTTTTTTTATAAGAGGTCTTATTAATGATTGTTTTTTATAGATTTCAAACATATCCGATCCATGGGATGTTACATAAGTTTTTGTTTTAGTTGATTTTCCAGCTTTTACAGAGGTCCACCCTGCAGGTAGTAAGTAGTGGCCATGGATTATGTCAATATTTTCTTTTTCAATTAATCTTTTAAGTTCTCTTTTTCCATTAATTGCAAAAAATAATCCTCTTAATCCGGGAATATTAACTCCTTTTGTACCGATAACATGGATTCCATCAATATCTTTAATATCTTTGTGAGGGTATGTTATTACATATACTTCATGACCTTCTTTTATTAATTTCTTGGCTAAACTATGTATATGTACTCCAACTCCCCCAATATGTGGTGGAAATTGTCCAACCATTGCAATTTTCATATTTTTACCTCATATTTTGAAAAGTTTTTTATTAATTATCAACTATTTTAATCACTATTTTAATTAAGATAAGTATTTAATTAAGATGAGTATTTAATTAGGATAACTATTTTAATTAAGATATATTTTTAAATCTATTAATTTTAATAAAATTTTAATTATTATAATATATTTTATTAATTCTATTTATTTTTATTTTAAAATAGTTTAAAAAAGTTTAAATTTTTATTTTAAAATAGTTTAAAAAAGTTTAAATTTTTATTATAGGATTATTTTTTAAAAAAAAGGAGGTAAATCAATGATTATTAAAAAAACTTGTTTATATTTAATAGAAATAGTATAAAAAAGAAAAAAAATATTAGAAAATTGTTTATACAATTATTCTAATCTTTCTAATAATTCATTAAGTCTTGGAGCACCAATAAATGCTAATGAATTATTAATTGCAATTGCAGGTACTGCTGTAACACCGTAGCCAATAGCTAAATCTCTGTTATCTGGATCTGCTATACTGAGTACTTGTACATCGAGTTTGTCACCTAATTTTGCTTTTGCTTCTTCAACAACTTTTACAGCACCTGGACAATGAGGACAGGTTGGTGAGGTAAATACTTCTACTTTGTTTGCCATTTTATCACCTAGTTTTTTTTAATTTAATAAAATTTTATTTAGTTTTTTTTAATTTAGTAAAATTTTATTTAGTTTTTTTAATTTAGTAAAATTTTATTTAGTTTTTTTAATTTAATAAAATTTTGATATAAATTTATAAAAATCTATTTAAAAACTTAAACTTTTATAAATTTATTTATAATTATTAGTTGTTACTATATAAATATTCCTATATTTTAATAGATTTTTTTTAACTAAAATCTAAATTTAAAAAATTAGTTAAAAAGATTTAATTATAGATTGAACAATTTATTTTCACTTAAAGTTTCAGTTAAGCTTTTTTTAGCTTTAGGATAATTAACTGCAGTATAATTAGTTGTATTTGATTTTGAAGCAGCTAATTCAATAGCTTTATTTTTATTTCCAACTCTATCAATTAAACCTAAGTTTTTAGCTTCATTTCCATTATATTTTTTACCATGAGCTAATTTTGCAATATAATTTGGACTTAAACCTCTATTTTTAGCGATTTTTTTAATAAATTGAGTATAATCTTGATCAATCATTTTTTGACCATTTGCAAGCTTATCAGCATCTGTTTTATTAGATTTTTTTAATTTAAGATAATCTTCATTATATTCTCCTCTAAGTTTAAGCTTTGAATATTTATCACTATTAATAAAGCTAAGGCCAATTCCTCCAATTGATGATGAAGAACTTGCAACAATAGAATCTGCACTAGATGCGATTAAATAACTTTCATCTAATCCTTTATCTCCAATATATGCAATAACTAACTTTTCTGAGTTTTTAATATCATCAGCTATTTGTTCACTTGCAACTTCACTTCCACCTTTACTATCTATATCTAATACAATAGCTTTTACATTTTTGTTAGAGTTTGCTTCATTTAATGCATTTTCTATCTGACTTACACTTGTTGTAACTTTGGTAGAATTAGATGGATTGTATGTAACAGTTCCACTAATTGATATAATAGCTATTTCATCCTGTTCAATAGCTAAATTACTTAGTGGTAAAATAAGAACTAAAAGTAATGTTATAGCTAATATAATGAATGCACCTATTCCTATATTAAGCCATTTTATTTTGTTTTCACTCATTTTATCACATCTAGTATCTTATTTTAATATTCTCTATAATTCATTAAGTGATTGGGTTATGAAAATTTTTTTCATATTCTCCAATATTTTCATTAATTTAATAATATATTATATTTAATTACATTAATATATAAGTTTATTTTTTTTAATATTTTTCAATGTTTTTTAAATAATAAAATTGATTTTTTCACATTTAAAAATTTAACTTTAAAAAGTTATAATCTTATTTTCAATTAAGTTTATATGATTTAATTTAAAGGGTTATATTCTTATTTTCAATTAAGTTTATATGATTTAATTTAAAGGGTTATATTCTTATTTTCAATTAAGTTTATATGATTTAATTTAAAAAATAAGATATATATTTAATCCTATTTAAAAATTAGCTAAATAATTAGGTGATTCAGTTGAGTAAAACAGTTTTATCTCCAGGTTCTGCTACAATTATTAATGCAATTTCAACTGGTTTTGGTTCTGCATTTGGTATTGGCCTTTCTATTGAAGCTGAAGCTAAATTTTCTAATTGTGGTATTAACTGCTCTTCAGATTTAGGAGTTAGTCCTAATTTAATGAATTTATGTGTAAAGAAAGTTTTAGATTATTATAATATTACTAATGATAAAATTATTGAAGAGATTATCAGTGATTTAGATTTTGGAAATGGAGAAGGTATTGAAATTAAAACTAAATCTAATTTACCATTAGGTTCAGGTTTATCAAGTAGCAGTGCTTTATCTAATGCAGTCGTTATGGCATCTGCTTCTTTAATTGCAGATGAATTCTGCCTAAAACCATTAAGTGATTTTGAATTAGTTAATCTTGGAATTGATGCTTCACTTGAGGCAGGAGTTACTATAACTGGAGCTTTTGATGATGCTTCTGCATCTCTCTTTGGTGGAGTAACTATAACTGATAATACTAAGCGTAAGATTTTACATCAAGAAAAAATGCCTAATTATGATGTTTTAGTATTTATGCCAGATAAAGAATCTTTAAGCGGATCTTCTGATGTTAGTAGGATGAAATTAATTGCTCCATTTGTTGAAATGGCCTTTGATAAAGCTATGGATAAAGAATATCTTGAAGCTTTAACTTTAAATGGTTTATTATATGCTAGTGTATTAAATTTTGATAATAATATTGCACTTGATGCACTTGAGTCTGGTGCTTTAGCTTCTGGTTTATCAGGAACTGGTTCTTCATTTGTAGCTATTGTAGATGATAGTTCTATTGACAATGTCAAAGAGGCTTGGAATTCTTATGATGGCAAGATTATTGAAACAATAGTAGATAATGAAGGAACAAGGTTTATTTAATTATTTTATTTTTTTCATGAAATTTAAAACCTCTTTCATGAAATTGTTCAGTATTTTCTTTTTTTTAAAAGAAGGTAGTTTGTTTAGTATTATCTTTATTTGGAAGTTCATTCAAATATTCAAATATTTCATTTGGATTATTCATGATATTGTTTTCTTTTGTTCTTTTATAGAACATTTCCATTAGTTTCTTATTATTTGGACTATTTAAGATATAACTGTTTCCATAAGTTTCAATATATTTTTCTTTAAGAGCTGGAAAACTCTTATCTAGATTTTTATAGAAATATTCTCTATTTCCTTCTCTTAAAGTCATTCCAATACCAAAACAAATTATTCCTTCCACATTTGTTTCAATGCAATAATCAATTATTCCATTTATATTTTCTTCTGTATCGTTAATAAATGGTAAAATTGGGCATAGCCATACAACAGTTGGAATATTTGATTTATTTAACTGCTCAAGTACTTTTACTCTTTCTTTTGTGCTAGATACATTTGGCTCAAGTACTTTGCATAAATCTTCATCATATGTAGTTAAAGTCATTTGTACAACTACTTTTGATTTTTTATTAATCTTTTTTAATAAATCTAAATCTCTTAAAATTAAATCAGATTTAGTTATACAGGTAAATCCATGACCATATTTATAAATTAATTCTAAAGATTGCCTTAGATGATTTAATTCTTCCTCAATCGGGATATATGGATCTGTCATAGCTCCAGTTCCAATCATAATTTTTTCTCTTTTTGATTTAAGAGCTTTTTTAAGTAGCTCAATGGCATTTGCTTTAATTTCAATATCTTCAAAATCATGATTCATATTGTAAACTTTACTTCTAGAGTCACAATAGATACATCCATGAGAGCATCCTCTGTATAGGTTCATACCATTCTTATTAGACAAAATACTTTTAGAATTCACATAATGCATGATTTCACTTTTTTAAATTTTTATTTTAATATTTGTTGTACTATATTTAATTATTTATGAGAGCGTTTGATAAGAATTTTTAAATTTTAATTATTTATGGGAGCGTTTGATAAGAATTTTTAAATTTTAATTATTTATGTGAGTATTTGATAGGAATTTAAATAAATTTTTGTTAAAATTAAATTCAATTCAATAATTATCTTTAAATAATATGAAATATAAAGTATATCTATTATCAAAACTATGGAGTTGTTTTTGTGGATGAGAAAGAGATAATGAGCTTATTTAAAAGTGAATATGAAGCTCGTAATATTCTTGAAGCGTCTAGAAAAAGAATTGATGAAATTGATAATGATTTAGTTAACTTAATTAGTGAAAGAACTTCACTTGCTAAGGATATTGTTTCTGCTAAAGTTTTTTTAGGTATGGAAATTTATGATAAATCAAGAGAAGATGCAATCCATAACAAAGTAAATAAATTAGCTCATGAAAAAAATATTGATGATGATATTCTTAGTGATATTATGAATATGCTAACAATTTTAAGTAAAAATAAACAGAAGGAAATTTTGGAGGAATGATTATGGGAAATATTAGAACTTCATTCGTAAAACGTATATCTAAAGAATTAATTGAAACTAATGCTGGTAAATTTACTACTGATTTTGAAGAAAACAAAAAATTAGTAGCGGAATACTCTACTGTAAGTACTAAACATTTAAGAAATAAAATTGCTGGTTACATTACTAGATTAGTAAGACAACAAGCAAACCAAGTTTAATTTTATTTTTTACTATTTTTAAGATTATTTAATT includes:
- the moaC gene encoding cyclic pyranopterin monophosphate synthase MoaC, producing MGEKEFTHLTETGVHMVEVGAKPQQRRTAVASGKIYLQKETIEMIKNAEIKKGNVLTTAQIAGIQAVKKTSDIIPLCHPLNLSGIELDFEIGETNITAICECRLTGQTGVEMEAITGVSVALLTIWDMTKAVEKDEDGQYPNTRISDIKVLKKEKI
- a CDS encoding glycosyltransferase family 4 protein: MKIAMVGQFPPHIGGVGVHIHSLAKKLIKEGHEVYVITYPHKDIKDIDGIHVIGTKGVNIPGLRGLFFAINGKRELKRLIEKENIDIIHGHYLLPAGWTSVKAGKSTKTKTYVTSHGSDMFEIYKKQSLIRPLIKKVLKDADIVLAVSDTLKNEIINTKIPDIEKKTRLHWNSVDIDKFQTTKDNESKFKEELVNKFNIAIDKPIILFVGNIIKRKNVDLLIEAKKQLKAKANLVIVGDGPLLRQLKDKTENEYLKGNLDNVYFTGSRTDIEDIIPSCDLLVLPSFTESFGLVLIEALACGKPVIGSNVGGIKEIITEDVGLLINPNDSEDLAKAIDKILTDKDLREKFQSNARNRAKDFSETKLPYDELN
- a CDS encoding thioredoxin family protein, translated to MANKVEVFTSPTCPHCPGAVKVVEEAKAKLGDKLDVQVLSIADPDNRDLAIGYGVTAVPAIAINNSLAFIGAPRLNELLERLE
- a CDS encoding S49 family peptidase yields the protein MSENKIKWLNIGIGAFIILAITLLLVLILPLSNLAIEQDEIAIISISGTVTYNPSNSTKVTTSVSQIENALNEANSNKNVKAIVLDIDSKGGSEVASEQIADDIKNSEKLVIAYIGDKGLDESYLIASSADSIVASSSSSIGGIGLSFINSDKYSKLKLRGEYNEDYLKLKKSNKTDADKLANGQKMIDQDYTQFIKKIAKNRGLSPNYIAKLAHGKKYNGNEAKNLGLIDRVGNKNKAIELAASKSNTTNYTAVNYPKAKKSLTETLSENKLFNL
- a CDS encoding shikimate kinase, yielding MSKTVLSPGSATIINAISTGFGSAFGIGLSIEAEAKFSNCGINCSSDLGVSPNLMNLCVKKVLDYYNITNDKIIEEIISDLDFGNGEGIEIKTKSNLPLGSGLSSSSALSNAVVMASASLIADEFCLKPLSDFELVNLGIDASLEAGVTITGAFDDASASLFGGVTITDNTKRKILHQEKMPNYDVLVFMPDKESLSGSSDVSRMKLIAPFVEMAFDKAMDKEYLEALTLNGLLYASVLNFDNNIALDALESGALASGLSGTGSSFVAIVDDSSIDNVKEAWNSYDGKIIETIVDNEGTRFI
- a CDS encoding SPL family radical SAM protein, whose translation is MHYVNSKSILSNKNGMNLYRGCSHGCIYCDSRSKVYNMNHDFEDIEIKANAIELLKKALKSKREKIMIGTGAMTDPYIPIEEELNHLRQSLELIYKYGHGFTCITKSDLILRDLDLLKKINKKSKVVVQMTLTTYDEDLCKVLEPNVSSTKERVKVLEQLNKSNIPTVVWLCPILPFINDTEENINGIIDYCIETNVEGIICFGIGMTLREGNREYFYKNLDKSFPALKEKYIETYGNSYILNSPNNKKLMEMFYKRTKENNIMNNPNEIFEYLNELPNKDNTKQTTFF
- a CDS encoding chorismate mutase is translated as MDEKEIMSLFKSEYEARNILEASRKRIDEIDNDLVNLISERTSLAKDIVSAKVFLGMEIYDKSREDAIHNKVNKLAHEKNIDDDILSDIMNMLTILSKNKQKEILEE
- a CDS encoding 30S ribosomal protein S17e, with amino-acid sequence MGNIRTSFVKRISKELIETNAGKFTTDFEENKKLVAEYSTVSTKHLRNKIAGYITRLVRQQANQV